One genomic segment of Agromyces intestinalis includes these proteins:
- a CDS encoding ABC-F family ATP-binding cassette domain-containing protein, which translates to MTATLVAHGLAGGYAHRTLFEQLDLTVAPGDVIGVVGANGAGKSTLLSILGGAIAPLAGTVALAPADAFVGWLPQEHERVEGETIAQYVARRTGCTEASIRLDAAAELLAVTDVPDGVDPADEYSVALERWLASGAADLDERLPGVLAELGLTVGSADGARDGSAVTADSLMTGLSGGQAARVGLAALICSRFDLVLLDEPTNDLDLDGLARLESFVTGLRGGVVLVSHDREFLARTVTKVLELDLAQHSNRLYGGGYDAYLDERETVRRHAREEYEEFAAKKADLVGRARVQREWSSQGVRNAMRKSPDNDKIRRRAATESSEKQAQKVRQMESRIARLDEVEEPRKEWKLEFTIGRAPRSSAVVATLAEASVTRGDFTLGPISLQVSGGDRIGLTGPNGAGKSTLLGLLLGRIAPDAGRASLGSSVAVGEIDQARSQLAGGQPLAGAFEALVPDLSSGEVRTLLAKFGLKADHVLRPVDALSPGERTRAGMALLQAHGVNVLVLDEPTNHLDLPAIEQVEQALDGYEGTLLLVTHDRRMLEHVRLDRRWQVEHGKVTEHA; encoded by the coding sequence GTGACTGCAACCCTCGTTGCCCACGGGCTCGCCGGCGGATACGCGCACCGCACGCTGTTCGAGCAGCTCGACCTGACGGTCGCGCCGGGTGACGTGATCGGCGTCGTCGGTGCCAACGGCGCCGGCAAGTCGACGCTGCTGAGCATCCTGGGCGGTGCGATCGCCCCGCTGGCGGGCACGGTCGCGCTCGCCCCCGCCGACGCGTTCGTCGGCTGGCTGCCGCAGGAGCACGAGCGTGTCGAGGGCGAGACGATCGCGCAGTACGTCGCCCGGCGCACGGGCTGCACCGAGGCATCCATTCGGTTGGATGCCGCGGCCGAACTTCTGGCCGTGACCGACGTGCCCGACGGCGTCGACCCGGCCGACGAGTACTCGGTCGCGCTCGAACGCTGGCTCGCCTCGGGTGCCGCCGACCTCGACGAACGACTGCCGGGCGTGCTCGCCGAGCTCGGGCTCACCGTCGGCTCGGCCGACGGCGCGCGCGACGGCTCGGCGGTCACCGCCGACTCGCTCATGACCGGCCTCTCGGGCGGACAGGCCGCCCGGGTCGGCTTGGCTGCGCTCATCTGCTCGCGGTTCGACCTCGTGCTGCTCGACGAGCCGACGAACGACCTCGACCTCGACGGACTGGCGAGGCTCGAATCCTTCGTCACCGGGCTGCGAGGCGGGGTGGTGCTCGTCAGCCACGACCGCGAGTTCCTCGCTCGCACCGTGACGAAGGTGCTCGAACTCGACCTGGCGCAGCACTCCAACCGGCTCTACGGCGGCGGGTACGATGCCTACCTCGACGAGCGCGAGACCGTTCGCCGGCACGCCCGCGAGGAGTACGAGGAGTTCGCCGCGAAGAAGGCCGACCTCGTCGGACGCGCGCGCGTGCAGCGGGAATGGTCGAGCCAGGGCGTGCGCAACGCCATGAGGAAATCGCCCGACAACGACAAGATCCGTCGCAGGGCAGCGACCGAGTCGAGCGAGAAGCAGGCGCAGAAGGTGCGCCAGATGGAAAGCCGCATCGCACGCCTCGACGAGGTCGAGGAGCCGCGCAAAGAGTGGAAGCTCGAGTTCACCATCGGCCGGGCACCAAGGTCGTCGGCCGTCGTCGCGACCCTCGCCGAGGCATCCGTCACCCGCGGCGACTTCACCCTCGGGCCGATCTCGCTGCAGGTCTCGGGCGGCGACCGCATCGGCCTCACCGGACCCAACGGCGCCGGCAAGTCGACGCTGCTCGGGCTGCTGCTGGGGCGCATCGCGCCCGATGCGGGCCGGGCGAGCCTCGGGTCGTCGGTCGCGGTCGGCGAGATCGACCAGGCGCGTTCGCAGCTCGCGGGAGGCCAACCGCTCGCCGGCGCGTTCGAGGCGCTCGTGCCCGATCTCAGCTCGGGCGAGGTGCGCACGCTGCTCGCGAAGTTCGGCCTCAAGGCCGACCACGTGCTGCGTCCGGTCGACGCGCTCTCGCCCGGCGAGCGCACCCGCGCGGGCATGGCCCTGCTGCAGGCGCACGGCGTGAACGTGCTCGTGCTCGACGAGCCCACGAACCACCTCGACCTGCCCGCTATCGAGCAGGTCGAGCAGGCGCTCGACGGCTACGAGGGCACGCTGCTGCTCGTCACGCACGACCGGCGCATGCTCGAGCACGTGCGCCTCGACCGGCGCTGGCAGGTCGAACACGGAAAGGTCACCGAGCACGCATGA
- a CDS encoding NIPSNAP family protein gives MITIHLRYEIDADRLADFEEYGRRWIRLVNRLGGTHHGYFLPSEGDSDVAYALFTFPSLADYEQYRIAAATDAECAEAYRFAQETRCIRRYERRFLTPMFD, from the coding sequence ATGATCACCATCCACCTGCGGTACGAGATCGACGCCGATCGGCTCGCCGACTTCGAGGAGTACGGGCGGAGGTGGATCCGGCTCGTGAACCGGCTGGGCGGCACGCACCACGGGTACTTCCTGCCGAGCGAGGGCGACAGCGACGTGGCGTACGCGCTCTTCACATTCCCTTCGCTCGCCGACTACGAGCAGTACCGCATCGCCGCCGCGACCGACGCCGAGTGCGCGGAGGCGTACCGGTTCGCGCAGGAGACGAGGTGCATCCGGCGGTACGAGCGCCGGTTCCTCACTCCGATGTTCGACTGA
- a CDS encoding lipase family protein, producing the protein MGEQMASWRRIRDWFPTLPRWVRAVVGVVAIVLGAVILVRPTTALGVLAILIGAGLILTGILEAAGGGEHGGEHDGEHGDGARTPRWRLLMAAIWVVLGVAVLAWPGLTVRALAVVVAIGLIVNGVLSAVSAFRASRTVDARVAAALLGAAGIVFGLLALLWPDITLIVVAVVFGARLIIIGALEFWHAVRGTARTTVTDAPPTVFARWARTIAAVLALVVAIGAGAVSATLRGGSPVVDEFYAAPRDVPDEPGRLIRAEPFTREVPDDALAWRILYTTTDLAGDAAVASGLVVVPAEGDGDWPVVDWAHGTTGVAQQCAPSLLAQPFESGAMFLLPQIVEQGWAFVATDYLGLGTPGQHPYLVGPPSASAVLDARRAAAELDGARLGDRTVVWGHSQGGGAALWTGALADEYAPELELDGVAALAPAANLPALVDHLPDVTGGSIFGAFTVVAYSAIYDDVTTREYVRPGAEVTVRRIASRCLSEPGTAASLVTLFGLAQDPELLAEDPTTGAFGARLTENVPPPTISAPVFFGQGGADGLIVLDAQAPIVDDLCAAGARVDVRVVADRGHVPLVEPDSPLVPQLVAWTAARFAGEPVDDGCSRTEL; encoded by the coding sequence ATGGGGGAGCAGATGGCGTCATGGCGACGGATCCGCGACTGGTTCCCGACGCTCCCGCGCTGGGTGCGGGCGGTGGTCGGCGTCGTGGCGATCGTGCTGGGCGCCGTCATCCTCGTGCGACCGACGACCGCGCTCGGGGTGCTGGCGATCCTCATCGGCGCCGGCCTGATCCTCACGGGCATCCTCGAGGCCGCCGGCGGCGGCGAGCACGGCGGCGAGCACGACGGCGAGCACGGCGACGGCGCGCGCACGCCGCGGTGGCGTCTGCTGATGGCGGCGATCTGGGTCGTGCTCGGCGTCGCCGTGCTCGCCTGGCCGGGGCTGACGGTGCGCGCGCTCGCCGTCGTGGTGGCGATCGGGCTCATCGTGAACGGCGTGCTCTCGGCGGTCTCGGCGTTCCGCGCGAGCCGGACGGTCGACGCCCGCGTGGCCGCCGCCCTGCTCGGGGCGGCCGGCATCGTGTTCGGCCTGCTCGCACTGCTGTGGCCCGACATCACGCTCATCGTCGTCGCGGTCGTCTTCGGCGCCCGGCTCATCATCATCGGTGCATTGGAGTTCTGGCACGCGGTGCGAGGCACCGCCCGCACGACGGTGACGGATGCTCCGCCGACGGTGTTCGCCCGCTGGGCGCGCACGATCGCGGCCGTGCTCGCCCTGGTCGTCGCGATCGGCGCGGGAGCGGTCAGCGCGACGCTGCGCGGTGGTTCCCCCGTCGTCGACGAGTTCTACGCGGCGCCGCGCGACGTGCCCGACGAACCGGGCCGGCTCATCCGCGCCGAACCGTTCACGCGCGAAGTTCCCGACGACGCCCTCGCCTGGCGCATCCTCTACACGACCACTGATCTCGCGGGCGACGCGGCGGTGGCGAGCGGCCTGGTCGTGGTGCCCGCCGAGGGCGACGGCGACTGGCCGGTCGTCGATTGGGCGCACGGCACGACGGGTGTCGCCCAGCAGTGCGCTCCCTCGCTGCTCGCCCAGCCGTTCGAGTCGGGAGCGATGTTCCTGCTGCCGCAGATCGTCGAGCAGGGGTGGGCGTTCGTCGCCACCGACTACCTCGGCCTCGGCACGCCGGGGCAGCATCCGTACCTGGTCGGTCCGCCGAGCGCGTCCGCGGTGCTCGACGCCCGTCGCGCCGCGGCCGAGCTCGACGGGGCGCGGCTCGGCGACCGGACGGTCGTGTGGGGCCATTCGCAGGGCGGCGGCGCCGCGCTGTGGACGGGTGCGCTCGCCGACGAGTACGCGCCCGAGCTCGAGCTCGACGGCGTCGCGGCGCTGGCGCCCGCGGCGAACCTGCCCGCGCTCGTCGACCACCTGCCCGACGTCACCGGCGGCAGCATCTTCGGAGCCTTCACGGTCGTCGCCTACTCCGCGATCTACGACGACGTCACCACCCGCGAGTACGTTCGCCCGGGCGCCGAGGTCACCGTTCGCCGCATCGCGAGCCGGTGCCTGTCGGAACCGGGGACGGCCGCGTCGCTCGTCACCCTGTTCGGGCTTGCCCAGGATCCCGAGCTCCTCGCCGAGGACCCGACGACCGGCGCGTTCGGCGCGCGCCTGACCGAGAACGTCCCGCCGCCCACGATCTCGGCGCCGGTCTTCTTCGGCCAGGGCGGTGCCGACGGCCTCATCGTCCTCGACGCGCAGGCCCCGATCGTCGACGACCTGTGCGCGGCCGGCGCACGGGTCGACGTCCGTGTCGTCGCCGACCGCGGCCACGTGCCGCTCGTCGAGCCCGACTCGCCGCTCGTGCCGCAGCTCGTCGCGTGGACCGCCGCCCGCTTCGCCGGCGAACCCGTCGACGACGGTTGCAGCAGGACCGAGTTGTGA
- a CDS encoding ATP-dependent endonuclease, producing MTDASGTIILVEGDSDRIAVETLAARLGVDLPPVVPIGGSKNAPRAIAAHPATRLIGLVDAGERRDFESVIDTVFVCDPDLEAEFVRALGIDGTLEVVREQGELDSFRKLQRQPALRERPIQVQLARFFGGRSGNKLRYARLLAEAVPFDRVPAPLAALFDAATA from the coding sequence ATGACGGATGCCTCGGGCACGATCATCCTCGTCGAGGGCGACAGCGACCGCATCGCGGTCGAGACCCTGGCCGCCCGGCTCGGCGTCGATCTGCCGCCGGTCGTGCCGATCGGCGGATCGAAGAACGCGCCGCGTGCGATCGCCGCCCATCCCGCGACACGGCTCATCGGGCTCGTCGACGCCGGCGAGCGCCGCGACTTCGAATCGGTCATCGACACCGTGTTCGTGTGCGATCCCGACCTCGAGGCGGAGTTCGTGCGCGCGCTCGGCATCGACGGCACGCTCGAGGTCGTCCGCGAGCAGGGCGAGCTCGATTCGTTCCGAAAGCTCCAGCGCCAGCCCGCCCTGCGCGAACGCCCGATCCAGGTGCAGCTCGCGCGCTTCTTCGGCGGACGCAGTGGCAACAAGCTGCGCTACGCCCGCCTGCTCGCCGAGGCAGTGCCGTTCGATCGGGTGCCGGCGCCGCTTGCGGCGCTGTTCGATGCGGCCACCGCGTGA
- a CDS encoding RNA polymerase sigma factor produces the protein MSDGTAAPATSDDLAWFTGVVREHSTALVRYFARRGPRQDADDLAADVFATAWRRRDDVPREAVLPWLYRTAGFTLANHRRKLVDLPVGDVPEASADRVEGDPELSALFDAELRGALESVGERDRRILLLHAWEGLDGEELAQVLGISRSGADAALSRARKRLRDAWGERLTF, from the coding sequence ATGTCCGACGGCACCGCCGCACCCGCCACCAGCGACGACCTGGCGTGGTTCACCGGCGTCGTCCGCGAGCACTCGACCGCCCTCGTGCGCTACTTCGCGCGCCGCGGGCCCCGCCAGGACGCCGACGATCTCGCCGCCGACGTGTTCGCGACCGCGTGGCGGCGCCGTGACGACGTGCCGCGTGAGGCGGTGCTGCCGTGGCTCTACCGGACGGCCGGATTCACGCTCGCGAACCACCGCCGCAAGCTCGTCGACCTGCCGGTCGGCGACGTGCCCGAGGCATCCGCCGATCGTGTCGAGGGCGATCCCGAGCTCAGCGCACTCTTCGACGCCGAACTGCGCGGCGCGCTCGAGAGCGTCGGCGAACGCGATCGCCGCATCCTGCTGCTGCACGCGTGGGAGGGCCTGGACGGCGAGGAACTCGCGCAGGTGCTCGGCATCTCGCGCTCAGGGGCGGATGCCGCGCTCTCACGCGCCCGCAAGCGCCTGCGTGACGCGTGGGGCGAGCGGCTGACGTTCTGA
- a CDS encoding 1-acyl-sn-glycerol-3-phosphate acyltransferase codes for MLRRLASRVYWACSRWTLATEPAPVRPTVLIGAPHTSNWDFLLMLGIAWRLGIDIRWLGKKSLFAGWRGPIMRALGGIPVDRSDPGRVVAEVVARVRAGERFGLVVTPDGTRGANAHWKSGFYRIARETGMPVTLGYVDRTTMTTGLGPTIELTGDVQADMDVIRAFYADKAGFRPELRTEPRLASELPDA; via the coding sequence ATGCTCCGACGACTCGCATCCCGCGTCTACTGGGCGTGCAGTCGATGGACGCTCGCCACCGAACCCGCACCCGTCCGCCCCACGGTGCTGATCGGTGCGCCGCACACGTCGAACTGGGACTTCCTGCTCATGCTCGGCATCGCGTGGCGGCTCGGGATCGACATCCGCTGGCTCGGCAAGAAGAGCCTCTTCGCCGGCTGGAGGGGCCCGATCATGCGCGCGCTCGGCGGTATTCCGGTCGACCGGTCCGACCCGGGCCGCGTCGTCGCCGAGGTCGTGGCACGCGTGCGCGCAGGCGAGCGGTTCGGGCTCGTCGTCACGCCTGACGGCACCCGCGGCGCGAACGCCCACTGGAAGAGCGGTTTCTACCGCATCGCCCGCGAGACCGGCATGCCCGTCACGCTGGGCTACGTCGACCGCACGACCATGACGACCGGCCTCGGCCCGACGATCGAGCTCACGGGCGACGTCCAGGCCGACATGGACGTCATCCGCGCGTTCTACGCCGATAAGGCCGGCTTCCGCCCGGAACTGCGCACCGAGCCGCGGCTCGCGTCGGAACTGCCCGACGCCTGA
- a CDS encoding DNA-formamidopyrimidine glycosylase family protein, with protein sequence MPESPEVQALADELDARLTGRALAEVDVVEFRVVKTRSRPPEGLVGQQVAHVGRFGKLLDVGFGSGAHLIVSLGRHGWARYGQSEADAAAPAGAVTLLSLGFDDGIVVELTDAGDWVSLGCWVVDTPADVPAVAKLGPDPADPAFSRAEFDRAFVGRRKQLKAVLQEQESLAGIGNAYSDEILFVARLSPVAHASMLDVEALDRLFAATVDVVRTAVAERRGIPIDRLKQAKVDAMLVHGRTGEPCPGCGGAVRDFSFASTMAQYCPDCQTGGEILPLKG encoded by the coding sequence ATGCCCGAGTCGCCAGAGGTGCAGGCCCTCGCCGACGAGCTCGACGCACGGTTGACCGGCCGCGCGCTGGCCGAGGTCGACGTGGTCGAATTCCGTGTCGTGAAGACCCGCAGCCGGCCGCCCGAGGGGCTCGTGGGGCAGCAGGTCGCGCACGTCGGCCGGTTCGGCAAGTTGCTCGACGTCGGGTTCGGCAGCGGCGCGCACCTGATCGTCTCGCTGGGCCGGCACGGCTGGGCGCGGTACGGCCAGAGCGAGGCGGATGCCGCGGCGCCCGCCGGGGCGGTCACGCTGCTGTCGCTCGGCTTCGATGACGGAATCGTCGTCGAACTCACCGACGCCGGCGACTGGGTCTCGCTCGGCTGCTGGGTGGTCGACACTCCTGCCGATGTGCCGGCGGTCGCGAAGCTCGGCCCCGACCCCGCCGACCCGGCGTTCTCGCGCGCTGAGTTCGACCGCGCCTTCGTCGGGCGACGCAAGCAGCTGAAGGCCGTGCTGCAGGAGCAGGAGTCGCTCGCCGGCATCGGCAACGCGTACTCCGACGAGATCCTCTTCGTCGCGCGGCTCTCGCCGGTCGCGCACGCGTCGATGCTCGACGTCGAGGCGCTCGACCGGCTGTTCGCCGCCACGGTCGACGTGGTGCGCACGGCCGTCGCCGAGCGGCGAGGCATCCCCATCGATCGCCTCAAGCAGGCGAAGGTCGACGCGATGCTGGTCCACGGGCGCACCGGTGAACCGTGCCCCGGGTGCGGGGGAGCGGTGCGCGACTTCTCGTTCGCGAGCACCATGGCCCAGTACTGCCCCGATTGCCAGACCGGCGGCGAGATCCTGCCGCTCAAGGGCTGA
- a CDS encoding cell wall-binding repeat-containing protein has protein sequence MRARERIGAVAFATLLMTGVGAAPADAGSAMGLSAAESTPPADTAPSTPPSGTGSTPSTPPGETEPPSQTAPPSETAPPSETAPPSQTAPPSQTAPPSETAPPSETAPPSETAPPSKTPRPSETVPPTTGLPELPGASDPLARALAAPATVITQFVPGVHRLAGVDRYGTAVTVSQRYSAGVPVIYLATGADFPDALGTAAAAARAGGPLLLTQPTALPGVTRDEIRRLAPARVVVVGGPVVIADKVLAEVAALVPTARVVRINGGDRYETAERIALDAFSAATEAYVATGRDYPDALSASSAGGTRGAPVFLVDGLATYVRSTTIAALRQLGVRTVRIAGGAGAVSPGVQQSLVANGFSVVRHEGFDRYLTAASINTAAFAGNSPVRNVFLASGDGFADALAGAALAGATASPLYVTRTTCIPYPVAAAISGLSPSTRVVLGGTQVVGIEVERGVACAMEWAKPAEGRITDNFGPRAPICTPGGCTQSFHRGTDIGTGCWAPVLAASGGRVLIAGRLGTLGNFIKLSHNSSIETGYAHLVDGGILVSPGQYVAAGQQIGWTGATGAATGCHLHYEVSQDGTQIDAVPFMRLRGVPLG, from the coding sequence ATGCGTGCACGCGAGCGGATCGGGGCGGTCGCGTTCGCGACGCTCCTGATGACGGGGGTCGGCGCCGCGCCGGCCGACGCCGGAAGTGCGATGGGTCTGTCGGCCGCGGAGTCGACGCCACCCGCGGATACGGCGCCGTCGACGCCGCCTTCCGGGACCGGATCCACCCCGTCGACCCCGCCCGGGGAGACCGAACCGCCGAGTCAGACCGCGCCGCCGAGCGAAACTGCGCCGCCGAGCGAAACTGCGCCGCCGAGCCAGACCGCGCCGCCGAGCCAGACCGCGCCGCCGAGCGAAACTGCGCCGCCGAGCGAGACCGCGCCGCCGAGCGAGACCGCGCCGCCGAGCAAGACTCCGCGGCCGAGCGAGACGGTACCGCCGACCACGGGCCTACCCGAGCTGCCAGGGGCATCCGACCCCCTCGCCCGCGCGCTCGCGGCGCCCGCGACCGTCATCACGCAGTTCGTTCCGGGCGTGCACCGGCTCGCGGGCGTCGACCGCTACGGCACCGCGGTGACGGTCTCGCAGCGGTATTCGGCAGGGGTCCCCGTCATCTATCTCGCGACGGGGGCCGACTTCCCCGACGCCCTCGGCACGGCCGCCGCGGCGGCGCGGGCCGGTGGGCCGCTGCTGCTCACCCAGCCGACTGCCCTGCCCGGTGTCACGCGCGACGAGATCCGGAGGCTGGCGCCGGCTCGTGTCGTCGTCGTCGGCGGGCCGGTCGTGATCGCCGACAAGGTGCTCGCCGAAGTCGCCGCGCTGGTGCCGACCGCGCGGGTGGTGCGGATCAACGGCGGTGATCGGTACGAGACCGCCGAACGCATCGCGCTCGATGCCTTCTCCGCCGCGACCGAGGCGTACGTCGCGACCGGCCGCGACTACCCCGACGCGCTCAGCGCATCATCGGCGGGTGGCACCCGCGGGGCGCCGGTGTTCCTCGTCGACGGGCTCGCGACCTACGTGCGGTCGACCACGATCGCGGCGTTGCGCCAACTCGGGGTGCGCACCGTTCGCATCGCCGGCGGTGCCGGCGCGGTGAGCCCCGGCGTTCAGCAGTCGCTGGTGGCGAACGGGTTCTCGGTCGTGCGGCATGAGGGATTCGACCGCTACCTCACGGCCGCATCGATCAACACCGCCGCGTTCGCGGGCAATTCTCCGGTTCGCAACGTCTTCCTCGCATCGGGCGACGGATTCGCGGATGCACTGGCGGGCGCGGCGTTGGCCGGAGCCACCGCCTCGCCGCTCTACGTCACCCGCACCACGTGCATCCCGTACCCGGTCGCCGCGGCGATCTCGGGGCTCTCGCCGAGCACCAGGGTCGTGCTCGGCGGCACCCAGGTGGTCGGCATCGAGGTGGAGCGCGGTGTCGCGTGCGCGATGGAGTGGGCGAAGCCGGCCGAGGGGCGCATCACCGACAACTTCGGTCCGCGGGCGCCGATCTGCACGCCCGGCGGCTGCACGCAGTCCTTCCATCGGGGTACCGACATCGGCACGGGATGCTGGGCGCCGGTACTCGCCGCATCGGGCGGTCGGGTGCTCATCGCCGGACGACTCGGCACCCTGGGCAACTTCATCAAGCTCTCGCACAACTCGTCGATCGAGACGGGGTACGCCCACCTCGTCGACGGCGGGATCCTCGTCTCGCCGGGGCAGTACGTCGCGGCCGGGCAGCAGATCGGCTGGACGGGCGCGACGGGCGCGGCGACCGGATGCCACCTGCACTACGAGGTGTCGCAGGACGGCACGCAGATCGACGCGGTGCCGTTCATGCGATTGCGCGGCGTGCCGCTGGGGTGA
- a CDS encoding DUF4180 domain-containing protein: protein MSTERHDPDRVLHLDPAGPLVSTSDDTSDLIGDAWANARDTVAVPVARLDPRFFDLASGFAGAVAQKFVNYRIRLAVVGDVTAYESASRAFRDWVRESNRGDHVWFVADEAALAERLRG from the coding sequence ATGTCGACCGAACGCCACGACCCCGACCGCGTGCTGCACCTCGATCCGGCGGGGCCGCTGGTGTCGACCTCCGATGACACGAGCGACCTGATCGGCGACGCGTGGGCCAACGCGCGCGACACCGTCGCGGTTCCGGTCGCGCGGCTCGACCCGCGGTTCTTCGACCTCGCCTCGGGCTTCGCCGGTGCGGTGGCGCAGAAGTTCGTGAACTACCGCATTCGTCTCGCCGTGGTGGGCGACGTCACCGCCTACGAGTCCGCGAGCCGGGCGTTCCGCGACTGGGTACGTGAATCGAACCGCGGCGATCACGTCTGGTTCGTGGCCGACGAGGCGGCGTTGGCCGAGCGACTCCGCGGCTGA
- a CDS encoding anthranilate synthase family protein translates to MTRLLHRLVTDAARDRPVPAFALLHRETDAHLDVLVGDVVDVDRLADIPLDGEEVLALVPFRQLRERGFTARDDGAPLRCLVVRERERVPVDLAVALLPATPPAVADLAVDVADDAYAEVVRRVIDDEIGRGEGANFVIRREFTGSTAATPAHAVLAWMRELLEHEHGAYWTFAVHTPGLSAVGATPERHVSSIGGVVAMNPISGTFRHAAGGASADDLVAFLGDVKEREELVMVVDEELKMMSAVCPDGGRMRGPFLKRMSRLTHTEYLLEGTTGLDPREVLRRTMFAPTVTGSPMGNACTVIARHEPTGRGYYAGVLARFTPAPASPSGYDLDAPILIRTAYLDDAGRVRVPVGATLVRHSDPAGEVAETHAKAAGVLGAIGAIPRSDASGTPIGALAAGATDDPRATALLADRNRTLAAFWSTPQRARQPREVSALVIDAGDDFTTMLAHQLRHLGLDARVVPWHEAPVVASDELVVFGPGPGDPRNSTDPRIARLRELVAARLEQRRPMLAVCLSHQLLAHLAGLPLEPLPAPRQGLQLHVDVFGEPAAVGFYNTFTAVAPDRSITPELGLEVAADPSTGAIIALRGASVASIQGHLESVLSPDGLALLERLVEGVLAPAPLVWSGR, encoded by the coding sequence ATGACGCGACTGCTCCACCGACTCGTGACCGATGCGGCGCGCGATCGGCCTGTGCCCGCGTTCGCGCTGCTGCACCGCGAGACCGACGCGCACCTCGACGTGCTGGTCGGCGACGTCGTCGACGTCGACCGGCTGGCCGACATCCCGCTCGACGGCGAGGAGGTGCTCGCGCTCGTGCCGTTCCGCCAGCTGCGCGAGCGCGGCTTCACCGCCCGCGACGACGGCGCGCCGCTGCGCTGCCTCGTCGTGCGCGAACGCGAGCGGGTGCCGGTCGACCTCGCCGTCGCGCTGCTTCCCGCGACTCCGCCCGCGGTCGCCGACCTCGCGGTCGACGTCGCCGACGATGCCTACGCCGAGGTCGTGCGTCGGGTGATCGATGACGAGATCGGGCGCGGCGAGGGGGCGAACTTCGTGATCCGCCGCGAGTTCACCGGGTCGACGGCGGCGACGCCCGCGCACGCCGTGCTCGCATGGATGCGCGAGCTGCTCGAGCACGAGCACGGCGCGTACTGGACCTTCGCGGTGCACACGCCGGGCCTGTCGGCGGTCGGCGCGACGCCCGAACGGCACGTCTCGTCGATCGGCGGCGTGGTCGCGATGAATCCGATCAGCGGCACGTTCCGGCACGCGGCGGGCGGGGCATCCGCCGATGATCTGGTCGCCTTCCTCGGCGACGTGAAGGAGCGCGAGGAGCTCGTCATGGTCGTCGACGAGGAGCTGAAGATGATGAGCGCGGTCTGCCCCGACGGCGGGCGCATGCGCGGGCCGTTCCTGAAGCGGATGTCACGACTCACGCACACCGAATACCTGCTCGAGGGCACGACCGGCCTGGATCCGCGCGAGGTGCTGAGGCGCACGATGTTCGCACCGACCGTCACGGGCTCGCCGATGGGCAACGCGTGCACCGTCATCGCGCGCCACGAGCCGACCGGCCGCGGCTACTACGCTGGCGTGCTGGCGCGGTTCACGCCGGCCCCGGCCTCGCCGTCGGGGTACGACCTCGACGCACCGATCCTGATCCGAACGGCGTACCTCGACGATGCCGGGCGCGTGCGCGTGCCGGTCGGCGCCACGCTCGTGCGCCACTCCGATCCCGCCGGCGAGGTCGCCGAGACCCACGCGAAGGCGGCCGGCGTCCTCGGTGCGATCGGTGCGATCCCCCGATCGGATGCCTCGGGCACGCCGATCGGCGCTCTGGCCGCCGGAGCGACCGACGACCCGCGCGCGACCGCCCTGCTCGCCGACCGCAATCGCACGCTCGCCGCGTTCTGGAGCACCCCGCAGCGCGCCCGCCAGCCGCGAGAGGTCTCAGCACTCGTGATCGACGCGGGCGACGACTTCACCACGATGCTCGCGCACCAGCTGCGGCACCTCGGCCTCGACGCCCGTGTGGTGCCGTGGCACGAGGCGCCCGTCGTGGCATCCGACGAACTCGTCGTGTTCGGCCCCGGCCCGGGTGATCCTCGCAACTCGACCGACCCGCGCATCGCGCGCCTGCGCGAGCTCGTCGCCGCGCGCCTCGAGCAGCGTCGGCCGATGCTGGCCGTCTGCCTCAGCCATCAGCTGCTCGCCCACCTCGCCGGCCTGCCGCTCGAGCCGCTCCCCGCACCGCGCCAGGGGCTGCAGCTGCACGTCGATGTGTTCGGCGAACCGGCCGCGGTCGGCTTCTACAACACGTTCACCGCGGTCGCGCCCGACCGGTCGATCACGCCCGAGCTCGGCCTGGAGGTGGCGGCGGATCCGTCGACGGGTGCGATCATCGCGCTGCGCGGAGCATCCGTCGCGTCGATCCAGGGCCACCTCGAGTCGGTGCTGTCGCCCGACGGGCTGGCGCTGCTCGAACGGCTGGTGGAGGGAGTGCTGGCGCCGGCGCCGCTCGTGTGGTCAGGCCGGTGA